One region of Zingiber officinale cultivar Zhangliang chromosome 7B, Zo_v1.1, whole genome shotgun sequence genomic DNA includes:
- the LOC122004566 gene encoding LEAF RUST 10 DISEASE-RESISTANCE LOCUS RECEPTOR-LIKE PROTEIN KINASE-like 2.2, producing the protein MHTKVDNWNCAGRPPAGAQKKKYTKLIIGIVIGTMVGFILACFISSYLLCFRQPNEKKDQVIQDFILQYESTTPKRYTCTEIKRMTKSFSDKLGNGGYGSVFKGSLQDGRLVAIKILSETNGNGEDFINEVGSISRTSHVNIVTLLGFCLERSKRALVYEFMSNGSLDKNDICLALAN; encoded by the exons ATGCATACAAAAGTTGATAATTGGAATT GTGCTGGAAGGCCTCCTGCAGGTGCTCAAAAGAAGAAGTATACAAAATTGATAATTGGAATTGTAATAG GGACAATGGTTGGATTTATACTTGCATGTTTCATCTCAAGCTACCTTCTATGTTTTAGACAGCCAAACGAGAAAAAAGACCAAGTTATTCAAGACTTCATACTTCAATACGAGTCCACAACTCCGAAGAGATACACTTGCACTGAAATCAAAAGAATGACAAAGTCTTTCAGCGATAAGCTTGGGAATGGTGGTTATGGTTCTGTATTCAAGGGTTCACTCCAAGATGGCCGCTTGGTCGCTATTAAAATCCTAAGTGAAACTAATGGCAATGGAGAAGATTTCATCAATGAGGTAGGAAGCATCAGTAGAACTTCTCATGTCAACATTGTTACTCTTcttggattttgcttggagagaTCAAAGAGGGCTCTGGTTTACGAGTTCATGTCGAATGGATCACTTGATAAGAATGACATTTGTCTTGCACTTGCTAACTGA